A single genomic interval of Nocardioides nitrophenolicus harbors:
- a CDS encoding HipA family kinase, whose amino-acid sequence MSGGGGPRMEQVKVTRYVTPLREGGSLPGIVEADDLGTYVCKFRGAGQGARVLVAEVVVAGIARLLDVPTPDQVVLDLDPDIARYEADEEVQDLINASTGLNLGIDFLPGSFGYDPTTGPDPDLAGRVLWLDAFTANVDRSWRNPNLLVWRGTLQAIDHGASLYFHHSWSGGPGDPARFAAQPYDASEHILRGFAAQAVAQDAQLAARLTDAALTEVLAAVCDDWLEPVPGAETPDALRERYVAFLAARRDGGRAWLPTPEMAS is encoded by the coding sequence GGCAGCCTGCCGGGGATCGTCGAGGCCGACGACCTCGGTACCTACGTCTGCAAGTTCCGGGGCGCCGGCCAGGGAGCGCGGGTCCTGGTGGCGGAGGTCGTGGTGGCGGGGATCGCCCGGTTGCTCGACGTACCCACGCCGGACCAGGTGGTGCTCGACCTCGACCCTGACATCGCCCGCTACGAGGCCGACGAGGAGGTGCAGGACCTGATCAACGCCAGCACCGGGCTCAACCTCGGCATCGACTTCCTGCCGGGCTCCTTCGGCTACGACCCGACGACCGGACCGGACCCCGACCTGGCGGGGCGGGTGCTCTGGCTGGACGCCTTCACCGCGAACGTCGACCGCAGCTGGCGCAACCCCAACCTGCTGGTCTGGCGCGGCACCCTGCAAGCCATCGACCACGGCGCGTCGCTGTACTTCCACCACTCGTGGTCCGGCGGCCCGGGCGATCCGGCCCGCTTCGCCGCGCAGCCGTACGACGCCTCCGAGCACATCCTGCGCGGGTTCGCCGCCCAGGCCGTCGCGCAGGACGCCCAGCTGGCGGCTCGGCTGACCGATGCCGCCCTCACCGAGGTACTGGCCGCGGTGTGCGACGACTGGCTGGAGCCGGTGCCGGGCGCGGAGACCCCCGACGCGCTCCGGGAGAGGTACGTCGCCTTCCTCGCCGCGCGCCGCGACGGCGGCCGGGCCTGGCTCCCGACGCCGGAGATGGCCTCGTGA
- a CDS encoding DUF3037 domain-containing protein, producing the protein MKPYQYVALRCVPRVEREEFVNVGVVLHCPAEDYLGVRSSVDPDRIRALDADADIAAVRAALEAVERVCRGEAHADFGVGLRATAYGFRAQKDDVSTRFGFLKAPKSTVLQPGPVHGGVTSDPARTLEHLLQRLVL; encoded by the coding sequence GTGAAGCCGTACCAGTACGTGGCGCTGCGCTGCGTCCCTCGCGTCGAACGCGAGGAGTTCGTCAACGTGGGCGTCGTGCTGCACTGCCCCGCCGAGGACTACCTCGGGGTGCGCTCCTCGGTCGATCCCGACCGGATCCGCGCGCTCGACGCCGACGCCGACATCGCGGCCGTACGGGCGGCGCTGGAGGCGGTCGAGCGGGTGTGTCGCGGCGAGGCACACGCCGACTTCGGGGTGGGACTGCGCGCCACGGCGTACGGCTTCCGGGCCCAGAAGGACGACGTCAGCACCCGCTTCGGGTTCCTGAAGGCCCCGAAGAGCACCGTCCTGCAGCCCGGCCCGGTCCACGGCGGCGTGACGTCCGACCCCGCCCGCACCCTCGAGCACCTCCTGCAGCGGCTCGTTCTCTAG
- a CDS encoding sirohydrochlorin chelatase, producing MTAPALIALAHGSRDPRSAATVSALVDATKALRPDLRIEKAFLDLAKPGFHTVVDRLVKAGYDEIVVVPLLLVEAFHARVDVPEVIAEATARHPGLQIRATAVLGLEPRFLEVLDERLRAALRGARVRELDALVLAAAGTSDPLANQAVARLARLWGAHHKLPVTAAYATSAPPATGEAVRAFRAEGRRHIAVASLFLAPGNLVDRATELALEAGAVAVSEPLGAHPEIARTILARYAVGAVELVPV from the coding sequence ATGACCGCCCCGGCACTCATCGCCCTTGCCCACGGCAGCCGCGACCCGCGCTCGGCCGCCACCGTTTCAGCGCTCGTCGACGCCACGAAGGCGTTGCGTCCCGACCTGCGCATCGAGAAGGCGTTCCTCGACCTCGCCAAGCCCGGCTTCCACACCGTCGTGGACCGGCTGGTGAAGGCCGGGTACGACGAGATCGTCGTCGTACCGCTGCTGCTGGTCGAGGCCTTCCACGCCCGGGTCGACGTACCCGAGGTGATCGCGGAGGCGACCGCCCGCCACCCGGGCCTGCAGATCCGCGCCACGGCCGTGCTCGGCCTCGAGCCGCGTTTCCTCGAGGTGCTCGACGAGCGGCTGCGCGCGGCCCTGCGTGGCGCCCGGGTCCGCGAGCTCGACGCCCTCGTGCTCGCGGCCGCCGGCACGTCCGACCCGCTGGCCAACCAGGCCGTCGCCCGGCTCGCCCGCCTGTGGGGCGCGCACCACAAGCTGCCCGTCACGGCGGCGTACGCCACCAGCGCCCCGCCGGCGACCGGCGAGGCGGTCCGCGCCTTCCGCGCCGAGGGCCGCCGCCACATCGCGGTCGCCTCGCTGTTCCTGGCACCCGGCAACCTGGTCGACCGGGCCACCGAGCTCGCCCTCGAGGCCGGCGCCGTCGCCGTCTCCGAGCCCCTCGGCGCCCACCCCGAGATCGCCCGCACCATCCTCGCCCGGTATGCGGTCGGCGCCGTCGAGCTGGTCCCGGTCTAG
- a CDS encoding phosphoadenylyl-sulfate reductase, whose amino-acid sequence MTTATTRAAREFRGSHTTGRSPEELRELVSHWGAELELAPAEVIIEWAAATFGERFCITSSMGDAVLAHLAEKVVPGVDVVFLDTGYHFIETIGTRDAVAATMNVNLISITPVQSVAEQDAEYGPELYKRDPDLCCALRKVKPLADSLAGYDAWATGLRRAETHNRVIAPVIGWDAKKQKVKVSPIARWSDEQVERYIAENGVLVNPLVYDGYPSIGCAPCTRRVAPGEDPRSGRWAGTNKTECGIHS is encoded by the coding sequence ATGACCACCGCCACGACGCGTGCCGCCCGCGAGTTCCGCGGCTCCCACACCACCGGCCGGTCGCCTGAGGAGCTCCGCGAGCTGGTGTCCCACTGGGGCGCCGAGCTCGAGCTCGCCCCCGCCGAGGTCATCATCGAGTGGGCCGCCGCCACCTTCGGCGAGCGGTTCTGCATCACCTCCTCCATGGGCGACGCGGTCCTCGCGCACCTCGCCGAGAAGGTCGTGCCCGGTGTCGACGTCGTCTTCCTCGACACCGGCTACCACTTCATCGAGACCATCGGCACCCGCGACGCCGTCGCGGCCACGATGAACGTCAACCTGATCTCGATCACGCCCGTGCAGTCGGTCGCCGAGCAGGACGCCGAGTACGGCCCCGAGCTCTACAAGCGCGACCCCGACCTGTGCTGCGCGCTACGCAAGGTCAAGCCCCTGGCCGACTCGCTCGCCGGGTACGACGCGTGGGCGACCGGCCTGCGCCGCGCCGAGACCCACAACCGGGTGATCGCGCCGGTGATCGGCTGGGACGCCAAGAAGCAGAAGGTCAAGGTCTCCCCCATCGCCCGGTGGAGCGACGAGCAGGTCGAGCGCTACATCGCCGAGAACGGCGTGCTCGTCAACCCGCTCGTCTACGACGGCTACCCGTCCATCGGCTGCGCGCCGTGCACCCGTCGGGTCGCCCCCGGCGAGGACCCGCGCAGCGGCCGCTGGGCCGGCACCAACAAGACCGAATGCGGGATCCACTCATGA
- a CDS encoding nitrite/sulfite reductase: MPDLRFKPERAKFTEIPRPKRAEGQWALGYTEPLNKNEQSKKDDDPLNVRDRILYTYSKRGFDSIDPADLRGRFRWMGLYTQRKPGIDGGKTGALEEEELDDRYFMMRVRSDGKLLSPAAVRTLGQIGVDFARDTADVTDRENIQYHWIEIESVPEIWERLEAVGLHSVEACGDSPRPFLGSPVAGVAKDEIIDGTSALEEIERRFIGNKDFSNFPRKFKTALTGHPSQDVSPETNDVSFVGTVHPEHGPGFDVWVGGGLSTNPMLAQKLGVWIPLDEVPDVWSGVAGIFRDYGYRRLRSRARLKFLVADWGVEKFREVLENEYLGKKLVTLASPEAPVGHRDHVGVHEQKDGRFYVGVAPTAGRVSGTLLVQLADLLDEYGVTGARLTPYQKIVLIGVDGDVVDALLDRLDAIGLSARPSAWRRNTMACTGIEFCKLAIVDTKNRASDLVDELEKRFPELDTPITINVNGCPNACARTQVADFGLKGQLVVDENGEQVEGFQVHLGGAIGLRANFGRKLRAHKVTSKGLDDYVSTVVRNYLADRTEGEAFDAWVHRADEELLRGEKALESV, from the coding sequence ATGCCTGACCTGCGCTTCAAGCCCGAGCGAGCCAAGTTCACCGAAATCCCGCGCCCCAAGCGCGCGGAGGGCCAGTGGGCCCTCGGCTACACCGAGCCGCTCAACAAGAACGAGCAGTCCAAGAAGGACGACGACCCGCTCAACGTGCGGGACCGGATCCTCTACACCTACTCCAAGCGCGGCTTCGACTCGATCGACCCGGCCGACCTGCGCGGCCGGTTCCGCTGGATGGGCCTCTACACCCAGCGCAAGCCCGGCATCGACGGCGGCAAGACCGGCGCCCTCGAAGAGGAGGAGCTGGACGACCGCTACTTCATGATGCGGGTCCGCTCCGACGGCAAGCTGCTCTCCCCCGCCGCGGTCCGCACCCTCGGCCAGATCGGCGTCGACTTCGCGCGCGACACCGCCGACGTCACCGACCGCGAGAACATCCAGTACCACTGGATCGAGATCGAGAGCGTCCCCGAGATCTGGGAGCGGCTCGAGGCGGTCGGCCTGCACTCCGTCGAGGCGTGCGGCGACTCGCCGCGGCCCTTCCTCGGCTCGCCGGTGGCCGGCGTCGCCAAGGACGAGATCATCGACGGCACGTCCGCGCTGGAGGAGATCGAGCGCCGCTTCATCGGCAACAAGGACTTCTCGAACTTCCCGCGCAAGTTCAAGACCGCGCTCACCGGCCACCCCAGCCAGGACGTCTCCCCCGAGACCAACGACGTCTCCTTCGTCGGCACCGTGCACCCCGAGCACGGCCCCGGCTTCGACGTCTGGGTCGGCGGTGGCCTCTCCACCAACCCGATGCTCGCCCAGAAGCTCGGCGTGTGGATCCCGCTCGACGAGGTCCCCGACGTGTGGTCCGGCGTGGCCGGCATCTTCCGCGACTACGGCTACCGCCGGCTGCGCTCGCGCGCCCGGCTGAAGTTCCTGGTCGCCGACTGGGGCGTCGAGAAGTTCCGCGAGGTCCTCGAGAACGAGTACCTCGGCAAGAAGCTGGTCACCCTCGCCTCCCCCGAGGCGCCGGTCGGCCACCGCGACCACGTCGGCGTCCACGAGCAGAAGGACGGCCGGTTCTACGTCGGCGTCGCGCCGACCGCGGGCCGGGTCTCCGGCACCCTGCTGGTCCAGCTCGCCGACCTGCTCGACGAGTACGGCGTCACGGGGGCCCGCCTCACGCCGTACCAGAAGATCGTGCTGATCGGCGTCGACGGCGACGTCGTCGACGCGCTGCTCGACCGGCTCGACGCGATCGGCCTCTCCGCGCGCCCCTCGGCCTGGCGGCGCAACACCATGGCCTGCACCGGCATCGAGTTCTGCAAGCTCGCCATCGTCGACACCAAGAACCGCGCCAGCGACCTGGTCGACGAGCTCGAGAAGCGGTTCCCCGAGCTCGACACGCCCATCACCATCAACGTCAACGGCTGCCCCAACGCCTGCGCCCGCACCCAGGTCGCCGACTTCGGCCTCAAGGGCCAGCTCGTCGTCGACGAGAACGGCGAGCAGGTCGAGGGCTTCCAGGTCCACCTCGGCGGTGCGATCGGCCTGCGCGCCAACTTCGGCCGCAAGCTGCGCGCCCACAAGGTCACCAGCAAGGGCCTCGACGACTACGTCAGCACCGTGGTGCGCAACTACCTCGCCGACCGCACCGAGGGCGAGGCGTTCGACGCCTGGGTCCATCGGGCCGACGAGGAGCTGCTGCGCGGCGAGAAGGCGCTGGAGTCCGTCTGA
- a CDS encoding glycine hydroxymethyltransferase gives MSDNSLNGALVSSAYNQALEVIASVEPRIADATRQELADQRASLKLIASENYASPAVLLTMGTWFSDKYAEGTVGHRFYAGCQNVDTVESLAAEHARELFGAEYAYVQPHSGIDANLTAYWAILAHRVEGPWLQDAGVKNMNDLSDADWEKLRHELGNQRLLGMSLDTGGHLTHGFRPNISGKMFHQQQYGTDPATGLIDYDALRAKAKEFKPLILVAGYSAYPRRVNFAKMREIADEVGATLMVDMAHFAGLVAGKVFTGDEDPVPHAHVVTSTSHKSLRGPRGGFILATEEYAPSVDRGCPMVLGGPLSHVMAAKAVAFAEARTPAFQTYAQAVADNAKSLAEGLQRRGTKLVTDGTDNHIVLLDVSSFGLTGRQAESALLDAGVVTNRNSVPADPNGAWYTSGIRIGTPALTSRGFGAAEFDAVADLIVEVLSNTTPGTTSAGAPSKASYVLADGVADKIRSASAELLDKHPLYPGLDLA, from the coding sequence ATGAGCGACAACTCCCTCAACGGCGCCCTCGTCAGCAGCGCGTACAACCAGGCCCTGGAGGTCATCGCCTCCGTCGAGCCCCGCATCGCCGACGCGACGCGCCAGGAGCTGGCCGACCAGCGCGCGTCGCTCAAGCTGATCGCGAGCGAGAACTACGCCTCGCCCGCCGTGCTGCTCACCATGGGCACCTGGTTCAGCGACAAGTACGCCGAGGGCACCGTCGGGCACCGCTTCTACGCCGGCTGCCAGAACGTCGACACCGTCGAGTCGCTCGCCGCCGAGCACGCCCGCGAGCTGTTCGGGGCCGAGTACGCCTACGTCCAGCCGCACTCCGGCATCGACGCCAACCTGACGGCCTACTGGGCGATCCTGGCCCACCGGGTCGAGGGCCCCTGGCTCCAGGACGCCGGCGTGAAGAACATGAACGACCTCTCCGACGCCGACTGGGAGAAGCTGCGCCACGAGCTCGGCAACCAGCGCCTGCTCGGCATGAGCCTCGACACCGGCGGCCACCTCACCCACGGCTTCCGGCCCAACATCAGCGGCAAGATGTTCCACCAGCAGCAGTACGGCACCGACCCGGCCACCGGGCTGATCGACTACGACGCGCTGCGGGCCAAGGCCAAGGAGTTCAAGCCGCTCATCCTGGTCGCCGGCTACTCGGCGTACCCGCGCCGGGTGAACTTCGCCAAGATGCGCGAGATCGCCGACGAGGTCGGCGCCACCTTGATGGTCGACATGGCGCACTTCGCCGGCCTGGTGGCCGGCAAGGTGTTCACCGGCGACGAGGACCCGGTCCCCCACGCCCACGTCGTCACCAGCACCTCCCACAAGTCGCTGCGCGGCCCGCGCGGCGGCTTCATCCTGGCCACCGAGGAGTACGCCCCGAGCGTCGACCGCGGCTGCCCGATGGTGCTCGGCGGGCCGCTCTCCCACGTGATGGCCGCCAAGGCCGTCGCCTTCGCCGAGGCGCGCACCCCCGCGTTCCAGACCTACGCGCAGGCCGTGGCCGACAACGCCAAGTCGCTGGCCGAGGGCCTGCAGCGCCGGGGGACCAAGCTGGTCACCGACGGCACCGACAACCACATCGTGCTGCTCGACGTCTCCTCCTTCGGCCTCACCGGCCGCCAGGCCGAGTCGGCGCTGCTGGACGCCGGCGTGGTCACCAACCGCAACTCGGTGCCGGCCGACCCCAACGGCGCCTGGTACACCTCCGGCATCCGGATCGGCACGCCCGCGCTCACCAGCCGCGGCTTCGGTGCGGCCGAGTTCGACGCGGTGGCCGACCTGATCGTCGAGGTCCTCTCGAACACCACGCCCGGCACCACCTCCGCGGGCGCGCCGTCGAAGGCGTCGTACGTCCTCGCGGACGGCGTGGCCGACAAGATCCGCTCGGCGTCGGCCGAGCTGCTCGACAAGCACCCGCTCTACCCGGGTCTCGACCTGGCCTGA
- a CDS encoding response regulator: MSVRVLVVEDEELAAEAHASYVERVPGFTLAGVARSAREAARALDSARDEGAAVDLVLLDLNLPDGHGLGLLAGLRSAGHHCDVIAVTAARDSQVVRQAVGQGVALYLLKPFTFATFRAKLEQYADYRAQLAATPAEVVQDEVDRLLGSLRPTAPAPLPKGMSAETLRAVTGALRDAEGDLSASEVADLVGTSRVTARRYLEHLADQGLADRRARYRGVGGRPELAYTWR, from the coding sequence ATGAGCGTCCGGGTGCTCGTCGTCGAGGACGAGGAGCTCGCCGCCGAGGCGCACGCTTCATACGTCGAGCGGGTCCCCGGGTTCACCCTGGCCGGCGTCGCCCGGTCGGCGCGCGAGGCCGCCCGCGCCCTCGACTCCGCGCGCGACGAGGGTGCGGCCGTCGACCTGGTGCTGCTCGACCTCAACCTGCCCGACGGGCACGGCCTGGGGCTGCTGGCGGGCCTGCGGAGCGCGGGCCACCACTGCGACGTCATCGCGGTCACCGCCGCGCGCGACTCGCAGGTGGTGCGGCAGGCGGTCGGCCAGGGCGTGGCGCTCTACCTGCTCAAGCCGTTCACGTTCGCGACCTTCCGCGCGAAGCTGGAGCAGTACGCCGACTACCGCGCCCAGCTCGCCGCGACACCCGCCGAGGTGGTCCAGGACGAGGTCGACCGGCTGCTGGGCTCGCTGCGGCCCACCGCACCCGCGCCGCTGCCGAAGGGGATGAGCGCCGAGACGCTCCGCGCCGTCACCGGCGCACTGCGCGACGCCGAGGGCGACCTGTCCGCCAGCGAGGTCGCCGACCTGGTCGGCACCTCGCGGGTCACCGCGCGGCGCTATCTCGAGCACCTCGCCGACCAGGGCCTGGCCGACCGCCGCGCCCGCTACCGCGGGGTCGGCGGCCGGCCGGAGCTGGCCTACACCTGGCGCTGA